CCTGCGGCTCTGTGTGAGCGCAGTATTGATGACGAACAGATTTTGAAGGCCGATGGGCGCCACGTAGGCCAGGCCCATGGTAAGCCCTTGAAGAAAATGCATAAAGACCTCCTGATACCAACTAAAATAAGAATGTTATGTTATAATTATACGCATTATAAGCGGCTGTGTATACAGCCAAAGCAATAAAAGTTACCCAACCCAGAAACTCATCGAGGAGATGCGACGCGGTTTTGACAGCCTTTAATTCAAAGCCCGCAAGGCAGGAAGGTTAAACAGGACACTCCTCCCATGTCAAATCAGGACAGAGGCAAGATGTTTAAAAACTCCGAGGGCCTTACAGGAGTAGGCATTCCGCGCTTGTCCTCAGAACGACACTAGCGGCCGTCCAGCCTTAACAAAATCCGGACGGCTTTTTTCACGTCTATGGACAGCCCGGTGACACGCGGCGGTTTTCTTCCTATTAGAATAAATATAAATGCGTAAATAGTAAATAACTTAAGGGATGTATCGGCATGCGACAAATCCGACAAACCCGCCACTGCCAGCTGTCCATAGGCAGTGGGAGCAAACAGGTGATATACTAAAGCCATCAAAACGAAAGGAGATCCCCTCGATGGCCTATGAAAGACAGAAGCTAAAAAACGAGCTTAAGATTAATCTGAACTATGGAGAGATTAACGGAAAGATCAAGAAAAAGCTCAAGACCTTCAGCGGTCTGAGTACCGATGAAGCCATTGCCACACCCGAGGCAGTGGTGCGTACCGCCAAAGCCCTGGGCACTCTGATGGACCCCATCATCAGCGATATTACCAATGTGATGTATTACGATAATATTGAAACCGCCTGACCCGGTGTTAAGATTAAATAAAAAACAAGAAAGGAGAAAAAATGGAAACTGTCACCACAAAAAGCCTGGATCTGGAATTTCTGTTAGAAAACGGTGATACAGATACCCTGAGCCTGCCCGACTATCTGGACGGCCTCACCCATGAGCAGATCACCGCAGCGGCCGACATCGTCATCGCACAGAATATTTTCCACCCCGGCGGCTTTGCCTACCAGAAGCTCAAGAGCTACGAATACGTTGATAAAACTGTCCGAAAGACTGAGCTGGAAGTCTGACGGAAAATCTACGGGGCACAGCACATTTTTGCGCTGTGCTCCCTTATCATGATTACGCCCTCTTACCGAAATTTTCAGGATATTGTTGAAATAGAAACAAAAGTTTAATATAATAGAGTGAATAACAGAGAAATGGGAGGACAGGCCGTGAACAAACAGGAACAGGTGCTGGTGGGCTTCAGGGAACTGATGGACAAGATGACCTGGCTCAATAAATCTAAGATGGAGGTCGCACTTAAGGGCTATAAGCCTTCCGAGGTGCATTTCATCGAATATATTGGGAGGAATGCCGATGCCAACGTGACAAGGCTCGCCGAATCTTTTTACATGACCCGGGGCGCCATCAGCAAGATTTCCCGAAAGCTCATGGAAAAGGGTGTGATCGAAAGCTATCAGAAGCCGGATAATAAAAAGGAAATCTACTTCAGGCTGACGGAAAAGGGCAGAGAGGTTTACGCTGTCCATGAAGCCCTGCACCGTGAATTTCAGGAACGGGACAAGACCGTTTTTGAAACCATCACTGAGGAGCAGCTCAATGACATGCTCAGCTTTATGGAACGATATGCCGGCCATCTGGATGCAGAGATCGAAAAGCTGGATACCGGGCGCAAAGAAAAATAGTTTAACTCCTTAAAAAGCACAGGCAGTCTGGCGCCAACGCGGTAGGTTGCATTTTTATTGCCTGTATTTTGTTGACAAGGAAACATAATGATGGTATGATAAATATGTTTCCAAGGAATCAAAAATGAAATACCACTGCAATGGAAGATGTCTTTAAAGGAGAATAAATAACAATGAACAGAAAATCAATCTTTCACAAGGATTTTATACTGGTCGCCGTTGGCCAGATCATATCGCTTTTTGGCAATCAGATTCTGAGGTATGCTCTGCCGCTCTATCTGCTCAACGAAACTGGCTCATCAGCTCTGTTTGGAACCGTCCTGGCCTGTTCTTTTATCCCCATGATTCTACTCTTTCCCATCGGGGGAATCATTGCCGACCGGGTTAATAAAAAGAACATCATGGTGGCGCTGGATTTCGGTACCGCTGTGCTGACGATGCTGTTTTGCCTTCTGGTTGGGAAGGTCAGCATCGTACCGCTTATGGCTGTAACAATGATTGTCCTGTACGGCATACAGGGCGCTTACCAGCCCGCGGTTCAGTCCTGTGTACCGGATCTGGTAGCGGCAGATCACATCATGCAGGGGAACTCAGTGGTCGATCTAATCAGCTCTCTGGCGAGCATGGCCGGGCCTGTCATTGGCGGTATCCTGTTTTCTGTGGTGGGGCTCACGCCCATTCTGTATGTGAGTATCGGCTGTTTTCTCGCGTCAGCGGTTATGGAAACATTTATCCACATGCCCTTTAAGCGGATACAGAGCCGGGAAAACATTATCTCCATAGGTATCAGTGATCTTCGGGAGAGCTTCGGCTTTATTTTCAATGAGCGGCCGATCCTGTGGAAGATGCCGCTGGTGTTTGCGTGCGTCAATCTGCTTTTGACAACCCTGGTTTTAATTGCAGCCCCGGTTTTGATCACCCAGCGCCTGGGGTTTGAGCCGGCCATCGCAAACCGCCTTTATGGGTTTGCCCAGGGCATCATGGCAGGTGGCAGTGTGCTTGGCGGGCTGCTCGCGGGAATTCTCGCAAAGCGGCTGAAACCAGGCTCCATGCCGTTTCTTTTGTCTGGGTGCGCTCTGTCTGTCGGTGTGGTGGGCGTGGCGCTCCAGGTATTAAGCGGCATGGCTGTCTATACGGTTCTGGTTGCCGGGTCCAGCCTGCTGCTGATCTTTTCGACCTTGTTTACCGTCCAACTTATGACCTGTCTGCAGATGCTCACTCCCAGGGAATTGACCGGGAAGGTAGTCTCCTGTGTATTGTGTGTCTGCATGTGCACTAATCCTGTGGGGCAGTTTATTTACGGCATTGTTTTCGAACATATTGGAAACAGCGCTTACTTGCCATTCTACGCGGCGGCGCTCATCATGCTGGGGGTTACGCTATTTACGCACCGTATTTTCGATGAGATCGAACCTCTCATGGCGGGGCAGGCAGAGTCGTGATGCAAATCTGTGCCTGTGGGCTGCCACCTCAGGTTGCGGATATGCAATCAGCAGCTGGTAGACGGCCGGGGCGCTTTCGGTTAAAATAAGAAGAAAAAAGATGGAGGTGTCTAAACATGGGCTTTAGCGATAATTTAAGGCAGATCCGGAGGGAGCAGCGCCTCTCCCAGGAGGAGCTGGCAGAACGGTTGAAAGTCAGCCGCCAGACTGTATCGAAATGGGAGCAGGGAAATGGCTATCCTGAGGTCGAGAAGCTCCTTTTGCTGTCAGAGGTGTTATCGGTCTCTCTGGACCGTCTGATGGGCGGGAATACAGGTGCCGGTGAAGAGGAATGCGCCAGCATCAAAGGCAGCGATCAGGCCCGGCGGATTTTAATCGCCTCTTTTGATGGAAAATCAATTGTGAACTGCTACCGTGTGCAGGCATCACCTCGGTTCAGGACAAGGAAGGATGAGGCTAAGTACGCTTTGTTCGGCGTGGACAGCAGCTCTTTTTGGGGAGAAAATACTACTGTGCTGGGCTGGTATCGGGATGAAGAGGCCCTTGAGCAGGAAATTTTGGAAATTCAAAAGGCCCTGGCTGGTGGCTGCGCCGCTTATACCCTCAAGTATGCGGTTAAAGTAAAGCGGCACTGGGGTAAAATAAAGATTGTGGAGTAGCGGCATCTGTGTTATGCTTGAAGCAACTGAAAAGAGAGGTGGTATTTCTTGAAACGCTGCATTGTAATGACTGGAATAGCGTGCAAATCATTTTAACATAACAGGAGGATAAAATGACTATTCCAGAGAAAAAGATCTATCCCCGTACGGGTGACAGACAAACGATCTATTTAAAGAATGTTATCACCAACCCCAACATAACGGTTGGCGATTATACCATGTATAATGACTTTACCGGAGACCCCGCATTGTTTGAGAAAAACAATGTTTTATACCAGTACCCTGTAAACCACGACCGGCTGCTGATCGGGAAATTTTGTTCCATCGCCTGCGGCGCGCGTTTTCTGTTTAACAGCGCCAACCACACCATGCGCTCGCTCTCAACCTATCCTTTCCCGCTTTTCTTTGAGGAGTGGGGCCTCGACCCAGGAGACGTGGCAGCGTCCTGGGACAATAAAGGAGACATCGTCATCGGCAATGATGTCTGGATCGGCTATGAGGCGGTCATACTGGCCGGCGTGACCATTGGTGACGGGGCAGTCATCGGCACCCGGGCGGTGGTCACAAAAGATGTTTCGCCTTACACCATCGTGGGCGGGGTGCCCGCCCGGCCCATTAAAAAGCGTTTTTCTGACAAGACCATTACCGATCTGCTTGAAATAAGGTGGTGGAACTGGCCAAGGGAAAAAATCGCCCGGAATCTCGCCGCCATACAAAAGGGCTGTACCGGACAGCTGAAATAAAATTTATAGAATGATCAAAACAGAGGCATGGCACATTTTTGCGCCGTGCCTCTCGTTTTATGTTATACTAAAGCCATACTTACTGAACCGGAGGAAATCAGAATATGTCCACCCTGTTTCTTCACGGGCTCGGCCAGAACGAACTGAGCTGGGACCCGCTGCTTTACTATTTATCGGCTGGTGCCGGGAAAATCATGTGCCCGGATTTATCCACCTTCCTGGAAGGCGAAGAGCGTACCTACACCGGCCTGTACCACAGCCTTGTGGAATACTGCGGCCACTGCCCGGATAAGATAAGCCTGTGCGGCCTTTCGCTGGGCGCTGTTTTGGCCCTGAACTACGCCATCGACTATCCCGAGAATGTGAGCACCCTGGTGCTCATCGCAGGACAGGATAAAATGCCCGGGAATTTGCTGAAGCTGCAAAACTGGTTTTTCCGCCTCATGCCAAAACACTCCTTTGAGAGCACCGGTTTTAGTAAAAATGATTTTATCACGCTGACCAGCTCCATGGCAGACCTGGATTTCAGCGGAAAGCTGGGAAAGGTCGCATGCCCGGCACTGGTGCTCTGCGGTGCCCGGGACAAAGCGAATAAAAAGGCCGCGGTCCGGCTTGCGCAGGGGATAAAAGGCGCGAGGCTCCAGTTCATCAAAAATGCCGGGCATGAGGTCAATACCGACGCGCCGGAACAACTGGCAGACTGCCTCAATGATTTCTATGAAGGCCTGGGAAGCTAAGGCGCCGGGCAGGTTCGTTTTCTATTATGGAGGAAAAGAATGAAAAAAATGCTGCTTGTCTCAATGTTCCAGAACGTTGAGCATTTATTAAAGCGTGTGGAGCCTGGGCTCAAAAATAAAACCGTCACCTACATTCCAACCGCCAGCCGGGTGGAACCTCTGGGATTCTTTGTGAAAATTGGGCGTTGGCGCCTGAAAAAGCTTGGAATGCTGGTGGATGAGCTTGAAATTTCCACTGCGTCCTATGAAACCATAAAAGGCAAATTAGAAAAAAATGACTGTATATACATCACTGGCGGCAATACCTTTTTTCTGCTTCAGGAATTGAGAAGGACAGGCGCAGACAAGCTGCTGGTTCAGGCAGTAAACAGCGGAAAGCTGTATATTGGGGAATCGGCCGGCGCCATTGTGGCCGCGCCGGACATAGGATACTCCGCCATCATGGATAAGGTGGAAAAGGCCCCGGATTTAAAGGATTATACTGGCCTGAACCTGATTGATTTTTATGTGCTGCCCCACGCTCAGAACCGGGAGTTTAAAAAAAGTGTCGAAAAGATCGTGGCGGATTATGGCAAGGCATTGGATTTAAAGGTA
The DNA window shown above is from Eubacterium limosum and carries:
- a CDS encoding DUF2922 domain-containing protein; its protein translation is METVTTKSLDLEFLLENGDTDTLSLPDYLDGLTHEQITAAADIVIAQNIFHPGGFAYQKLKSYEYVDKTVRKTELEV
- a CDS encoding helix-turn-helix transcriptional regulator, which produces MGFSDNLRQIRREQRLSQEELAERLKVSRQTVSKWEQGNGYPEVEKLLLLSEVLSVSLDRLMGGNTGAGEEECASIKGSDQARRILIASFDGKSIVNCYRVQASPRFRTRKDEAKYALFGVDSSSFWGENTTVLGWYRDEEALEQEILEIQKALAGGCAAYTLKYAVKVKRHWGKIKIVE
- a CDS encoding MFS transporter: MNRKSIFHKDFILVAVGQIISLFGNQILRYALPLYLLNETGSSALFGTVLACSFIPMILLFPIGGIIADRVNKKNIMVALDFGTAVLTMLFCLLVGKVSIVPLMAVTMIVLYGIQGAYQPAVQSCVPDLVAADHIMQGNSVVDLISSLASMAGPVIGGILFSVVGLTPILYVSIGCFLASAVMETFIHMPFKRIQSRENIISIGISDLRESFGFIFNERPILWKMPLVFACVNLLLTTLVLIAAPVLITQRLGFEPAIANRLYGFAQGIMAGGSVLGGLLAGILAKRLKPGSMPFLLSGCALSVGVVGVALQVLSGMAVYTVLVAGSSLLLIFSTLFTVQLMTCLQMLTPRELTGKVVSCVLCVCMCTNPVGQFIYGIVFEHIGNSAYLPFYAAALIMLGVTLFTHRIFDEIEPLMAGQAES
- a CDS encoding alpha/beta fold hydrolase → MSTLFLHGLGQNELSWDPLLYYLSAGAGKIMCPDLSTFLEGEERTYTGLYHSLVEYCGHCPDKISLCGLSLGAVLALNYAIDYPENVSTLVLIAGQDKMPGNLLKLQNWFFRLMPKHSFESTGFSKNDFITLTSSMADLDFSGKLGKVACPALVLCGARDKANKKAAVRLAQGIKGARLQFIKNAGHEVNTDAPEQLADCLNDFYEGLGS
- a CDS encoding MarR family transcriptional regulator, translating into MNKQEQVLVGFRELMDKMTWLNKSKMEVALKGYKPSEVHFIEYIGRNADANVTRLAESFYMTRGAISKISRKLMEKGVIESYQKPDNKKEIYFRLTEKGREVYAVHEALHREFQERDKTVFETITEEQLNDMLSFMERYAGHLDAEIEKLDTGRKEK
- a CDS encoding CatB-related O-acetyltransferase, with amino-acid sequence MTIPEKKIYPRTGDRQTIYLKNVITNPNITVGDYTMYNDFTGDPALFEKNNVLYQYPVNHDRLLIGKFCSIACGARFLFNSANHTMRSLSTYPFPLFFEEWGLDPGDVAASWDNKGDIVIGNDVWIGYEAVILAGVTIGDGAVIGTRAVVTKDVSPYTIVGGVPARPIKKRFSDKTITDLLEIRWWNWPREKIARNLAAIQKGCTGQLK
- a CDS encoding Type 1 glutamine amidotransferase-like domain-containing protein is translated as MKKMLLVSMFQNVEHLLKRVEPGLKNKTVTYIPTASRVEPLGFFVKIGRWRLKKLGMLVDELEISTASYETIKGKLEKNDCIYITGGNTFFLLQELRRTGADKLLVQAVNSGKLYIGESAGAIVAAPDIGYSAIMDKVEKAPDLKDYTGLNLIDFYVLPHAQNREFKKSVEKIVADYGKALDLKVINDRQTVFVEGERVQILGGR